Proteins from one Veillonellales bacterium genomic window:
- the fliG gene encoding flagellar motor switch protein FliG produces the protein MYQSNEMTTKQKAAILLIALGPQISAQVFKHLREDEIEKLTLEIANQRQVTQEQKDKVLTEFHQMALAQEYLSSGGLDYAREILEQALGTEKAVAIINRLTSSLQIRPFDFARKTDPAQLLNFIQNEHPQTIALIMAYLNPEQSAAILSALPPDRQVDVAKRIATMDRTSPDVLKDVERILERKLSSLATQDFTAAGGVDSIVEVLNRVDRTTERTIIENLEVQNPELAEEIKRRMFVFEDIVLLDDRSLQLVLREIDSKDLALALKASSSEVGDKIYKNMSKRAADNLREEIEYMGPVRIRDVEEAQQKIVNVIRRLEESGEIIVSRGKGDEIIV, from the coding sequence GTGTATCAATCAAATGAGATGACGACGAAACAAAAAGCAGCAATACTCTTGATCGCTCTTGGACCTCAAATTTCCGCCCAGGTGTTTAAGCATTTGCGGGAAGATGAAATTGAAAAATTAACATTAGAAATTGCCAATCAGCGGCAAGTGACACAAGAGCAAAAGGACAAAGTTTTAACTGAATTTCACCAAATGGCCTTGGCGCAAGAGTATCTTTCCTCCGGCGGCTTGGACTATGCCCGAGAGATTTTGGAGCAAGCACTGGGAACAGAAAAGGCAGTAGCGATTATTAACCGGCTTACTTCCAGTCTTCAAATTCGTCCTTTTGATTTTGCCCGAAAAACAGACCCGGCTCAATTATTGAATTTTATCCAGAATGAGCATCCTCAAACGATTGCTTTGATCATGGCTTATTTGAATCCGGAACAGTCTGCTGCTATTCTTTCCGCCTTACCGCCGGATCGTCAGGTGGATGTGGCAAAACGAATTGCCACTATGGACCGGACTTCGCCGGATGTATTAAAAGATGTGGAGCGTATATTGGAACGTAAATTATCGTCGCTGGCAACCCAGGACTTTACGGCTGCCGGCGGTGTGGATTCCATTGTTGAAGTACTGAATCGGGTTGACCGTACGACGGAACGTACCATTATTGAAAATTTGGAAGTCCAGAATCCGGAACTGGCGGAGGAAATCAAGCGCCGCATGTTTGTTTTCGAAGACATTGTGCTGCTTGACGATCGCTCCCTGCAGCTGGTATTGCGGGAAATTGATTCGAAAGATTTGGCGTTGGCCCTTAAGGCGTCTTCCAGTGAAGTGGGTGACAAAATATATAAAAACATGTCTAAGCGGGCTGCCGACAATCTCCGGGAGGAAATTGAATATATGGGACCGGTTCGTATCCGTGATGTCGAGGAAGCACAGCAGAAAATTGTAAATGTAATCCGTCGTCTTGAAGAGTCCGGTGAAATTATTGTTTCCCGTGGCAAAGGAGACGAAATCATTGTTTAA